In Arachis hypogaea cultivar Tifrunner chromosome 2, arahy.Tifrunner.gnm2.J5K5, whole genome shotgun sequence, a genomic segment contains:
- the LOC112725758 gene encoding uncharacterized protein, which produces MDASVPFNAVNSAYYQPMIDAIANMGAGYKGPNYQRVRGYLLSKLVEDVKKMIEGYHVIWKQTGCTIMDDGWTDRCRRTLINFLVYCPKGTVFLKSVDASHISKTAEVLFKLLRDVVLFVGPENGVHVVMDNAANYVAAGRLLESEFPRLYWSPCAAHCINLMLQDIGKFVEVTETVSQVSIITKYIYNHCHPLYLMRQFTGGREILRPAPTRFATNFIALQSILAQKDALRAMVTSREWTSSAYSKEAKAKKFVDQVLDSKFWNQCTDIVKLTEPLVHVLRIVDNEDRAAMEFDKHKETISGLLDVIERYAYGDANLNTKLTSEKRIFKNAEGDFGRQSAIHQWWESYGCGAPNLQKLAIRVLSQTCSSSGCERNWSIFEHIHSKKRNRLEHQKLNDLVYVHYNLRLQQRNRMRKQSYDLICLDAFEDHSEWIIEDSPPFLTPEEVDALRNDLANMSLQSALDDLDELNLEDDRDDGEANNTSVENANQNETNQDVAPDLSNEERYPDFEVTPWI; this is translated from the exons ATGGATGCCTCTGTGCCATTCAATGCGGTTAATTCAGCTTATTATCAACCGATGATCGATGCTATTGCAAACATGGGTGCAGGGTATAAAGGGCCAAACTACCAAAGAGTTCGTGGATATTTGTTGAGTAAATTGGTTGAAGATGTAAAGAAGATGATTGAAGGTTATCATGTGATTTGGAAACAAACTGGATGTACTATCATGGATGATGGATGGACTGATCGTTGTAGGCGTACTTTAATTAATTTCTTGGTTTATTGCCCTAAAGGAACTGTTTTCCTAAAGTCAGTTGATGCTTCTCATATCTCAAAAACTGCTGAGGTTTTATTTAAGTTGCTTAGGGATGTTGTGTTATTTGTTGGTCCTGAGAATGGTGTACATGTAGTGATGGATAATGCTGCAAATTACGTTGCTGCTGGAAGGTTGTTGGAATCGGAGTTTCCTAGATTGTATTGGTCTCCTTGTGCAGCACATTGTATTAATCTGATGTTGCAGGATATTGGGAAGTTTGTGGAAGTGACTGAAACTGTGTCACAAGTTTCAATAATTACGAAGTATATCTATAATCACTGCCATCCTTTGTACTTGATGAGACAGTTCACAGGCGGCCGAGAAATACTTCGTCCAGCTCCAACTCGATTCGCCACTAATTTCATTGCTTTGCAAAGTATTTTGGCTCAAAAGGATGCATTGAGAGCTATGGTGACATCTAGAGAATGGACAAGTTCAGCTTACTCTAAAGAAGCCAAAGCAAAAAAGTTTGTGGATCAAGTCTTAGATTCTAAATTTTGGAATCAATGCACTGATATTGTTAAGCTTACAGAGCCACTTGTTCATGTATTGCGTATTGTGGATAATGAAGATAGAGCTGCAATGG AATTTGACAAGCACAAAGAAACAATTTCTGGCCTACTAGATGTGATTGAGAGATATGCTTACGGTGATGCTAATTTGAATACTAAATTGACAAGTGAGAAGAGAATCTTTAAGAATGCTGAAGGAGACTTTGGGAGACAGTCTGCAATAC aTCAATGGTGGGAATCTTATGGATGTGGAGCACCAAACCTGCAAAAGTTAGCAATTCGTGTTTTGAGTCAAACTTGTAGTTCTTCAGGTTGTGAGCGTAACTGGAGCATTTTCGAACACATTCACTCAAAGAAAAGGAATCGGTTAGAGCATCAAAAGCTTAATGATCTTGTTTATGTTCATTACAACTTAAGGCTACAACAAAG AAACCGAATGAGAAAGCAAAGTTATGATCTAATTTGTCTTGATGCATTTGAGGACCATTCGGAATGGATAATTGAAGATTCACCACCATTTTTAACTCCTGAAGAAGTTGATGCTTTACGGAATGATCTTGCAAATATGTCTCTTCAATCAGCTTTAGATGATTTGG ATGAATTGAATCTGGAAGATGATCGAGATGATGGTGAAGCTAATAATACTTCTGTGGAAAATGCAAATCAGAATGAAACCAATCAGGATGTAGCTCCAGATTTGTCAAATGAAGAAAGATATCCAGACTTTGAAGTTACTCCTTGGATATAA
- the LOC112745004 gene encoding pentatricopeptide repeat-containing protein At1g80270, mitochondrial has product MWALRRASIRLSLRSQGFSLGASTAIKLMPAAVEDGAGISGSFQITRSKVLSTMTCYHAGHSSPKFTMSRRELSSQADANSTNNDDDLDEALSYELQTQGINDEVETDFGDDDEDFKKSHDEMELSDIEIDPKKSPRSKRLSKIFTAIIKAPGLSVRSALDKWIEEGKDISRQEISLALVNLRRRKMYGRALQLFEWLELNKKLEFLEQDYASRLDLIAKLRGLPMAEKFIDSVPKSFRRELLYRTLLANYVSQNKLNKAEATFNRMKDLDLPRTTFACNQMLLLYKRVDKKKIADVLLLMENENVKPSTLTYKILIDTKGSNDIAGMEEIVETMKTEGIEPDLQTQAALARHYISAGLNERAEAILKEMEGENVKKKQWVCPTLLCLYAKLGKADEVERIWKVCESSPRIEDCMSAVEAWGALNKIDKAEEIFEFMSKKWKLSSGNYNVLLKVYLNHNMLLKGKDLVKRMLDSGCKLNLLTYNALVKLHVQAGEVEKANTLLQTAIQQNRNKPLFDTFMAIMEEYAKSGDIHNAEKIFYQMRKAGYISRFTQYQVLIQAYINAKQPAYGISERMKADNIFPNKAMSKQLVQMNPFEKTAVLALLD; this is encoded by the exons ATGTGGGCTCTTCGTCGAGCTTCCATTCGTCTTAGTCTCAG GAGCCAAGGATTTAGTCTAGGAGCATCTACTGCTATCAAGCTAATGCCAGCTGCTGTGGAAGATGGGGCTGGTATCAGTGGATCTTTTCAAATAACACGAAGCAAAGTTCTGTCAACAATGACATGTTATCATGCAGGTCATTCTTCCCCCAAATTTACTATGAGCAGACGTGAACTTTCGTCACAAGCTGATGCAAATAGTACGAACAATGACGATGATTTGGATGAAGCGCTGTCGTATGAGCTGCAGACACAAGGGATTAATGATGAAGTTGAGACTGACTTCGGCGATGATGATGAGGATTTTAAGAAATCACACGATGAGATGGAGTTATCTGACATTGAGATTGATCCAAAAAAATCACCACGTAGTAAGCGTCTGTCAAAAATATTCACGGCGATTATTAAAGCTCCAGGATTGTCTGTTCGTTCGGCTTTGGATAAGTGGATTGAAGAAGGGAAAGACATTAGTAGACAAGAAATCTCACTGGCCTTGGTTAATCTCCGGAGGCGTAAAATGTATGGGAGGGCTTTGCAG CTCTTCGAGTGGCTAGAGTTAAACAAGAAGCTTGAATTCTTAGAGCAGGATTATGCTTCTCGACTTGATTTGATTGCTAAATTACGTGGTCTGCCAATGGCAGAGAAATTTATTGACAGTGTTCCAAAGTCTTTCAGAAGGGAGTTGTTATACCGAACTTTACTTGCTAATTATGTTAGTCAGAACAAGTTGAATAAGGCTGAGGCAACATTCAATAGAATGAAGGACTTGGATCTACCTCGTACAACATTTGCTTGTAACCAAATGCTTCTTTTGTATAAGAGGGTtgacaagaagaagatagcaGATGTGTTATTGTTGATGGAAAATGAGAATGTCAAACCTTCTACGCTTACCTATAAAATTTTGATAGACACAAAAGGGTCCAATGATATTGCTGGGATGGAGGAAATTGTGGAGACAATGAAGACAGAAGGCATTGAACCAGACTTGCAAACACAAGCAGCCTTGGCTAGACATTACATCTCTGCTGGGCTTAATGAAAGAGCCGAAGCTATATTGAAGGAGATGGAAGGTGAAAACGTGAAAAAGAAACAATGGGTTTGCCCTACTTTGCTCTGCCTTTATGCAAAGTTGGGAAAGGCTGACGAAGTAGAGAGAATTTGGAAGGTCTGTGAATCTAGCCCTCGAATTGAGGACTGCATGAGTGCAGTTGAAGCATGGGGAGCATTAAACAAAATTGATAAAGCAGAGGAAATTTTTGAGTTTATGTCGAAGAAATGGAAACTCTCTTCTGGTAACTATAATGTACTCCTGAAGGTTTATCTTAATCATAATATGCTATTGAAGGGTAAGGATCTTGTTAAGCGAATGTTAGATAGCGGCTGCAAACTTAACCTATTGACATACAATGCTCTTGTCAAACTTCATGTCCAAGCTGGGGAAGTAGAAAAGGCAAACACTCTCTTGCAGACCGCAATCCAGCAGAACCGAAACAAGCCATTGTTTGATACTTTCATGGCTATTATGGAAGAGTATGCGAAGAGCGGCGACATTCATAATGCAGAAAAGATTTTCTACCAAATGAGGAAAGCTGGCTACATTTCTCGATTCACTCAGTATCAAGTTCTAATCCAAGCGTACATAAATGCCAAGCAGCCAGCATATGGAATCAGTGAGCGGATGAAAGCCGATAACATATTTCCAAACAAAGCTATGTCTAAGCAATTAGTTCAAATGAACCCATTTGAGAAAACTGCAGTTTTGGCATTGCTTGATTAA